The Methanobrevibacter thaueri DNA window AAAAATAAGCAAATTCGTAATGGAATATCCTCAAAAAGTTGTAGAAAGCATTGATAGTATCGATGGATTTATAATAATCCTTGATGAATTTCAAATGCTTAAAAAATTAAGAAAACCTGAAGATTTCTTCTGGATGCTAAGAAGTTACAGTCAATTTCAATCAAATGTAAGTTATGTAATGACCGGATCAATTTCCCAAACATCAGACATGATAGAAATGTTAAACGGTGCAACCGGTGCATTTGGAGGAAGAATGATACAAATAAATATTGACCCATTTACAAAACAAGAAACAGAATCCTATTTTGAAGAAAGATTTCCTGAAATAGAATTCACACAAGAAGGATTTGACCGCTTTTACGAATACACAAAAGGAATTCCAATGTACATTAACAGTTTTTACAATGCATTATCATCCCATGAAACATATGATGAAAACTCAATCGATTACATATTCCTCAATAATATGGATCAGATTCTTGTAATGTGGATTAGAATATGGGGTACATTAAACAATTACGAAAAAAATATAATCTGTACAATGTTAAATCAGGTACACATTACTTGGTCAGAGTTGGAAAAGAATTTGGACATGGCTCCAGCCACTTTAAATAAATACATTAAAACATTACAAGATAAAGGAATAATAAACTATTATGACGGAAAATATTCTCTTGAAGATTTAATGCTTGAAACCTGGTTAAATCATGAAAAAGAGCGTACAGGAGTTTATCCCTATTAAATAAGTGATTAAATAATTATTCATCATTAAAACATTAATTTAAAATTCATGTAAATTTAAAATAGTTTTTGTTGCATATCAATATAGCTAGGCTCGTTAACCTCTTTTATAACATCACCTTCATTAACATGACCAATCAGCAAGGGTGAATCCGGATTATGCAACTTTTGGTTCCTTTTGACCAGCTTCATGTTGCTGTTGGCGTAACGCACTTTAAATTATCTACTACTTTTAGTGAAATTTGTTCTATACTATACGAACAAAATGATTAAAAAGTAAATGAATTATCTACTACTTTTTAGCGAGATCTGTTGTAATGTAACTAACAAATATTTGTAATTAAATGCTCTCGCTACAATCCAATATAATGAAAAAAAATATAAAAGTAATAATAATTTTTTGTATTACATTTACAATCAAAAATAGTTTATCTTAAGAGTTATTACCTGAGATTTTTGTTTTGAAGTTTTATTCATCCATTTTGTCAAGTTCTTTTTGTAAGTCATGGATTTGCATTTCTTTGTACAACCTTTCAAACTTTCCTACTTCAATGAGATAAGCTGAAACTTCAAGAGCATCCCTATAGGTATAATTAGACTCTTTAATAATTTGCTTTTTGTCTTCATCCATGTATGATGAAGTATTATTAACATTAGCCATAGCTATTACAACCCATATATAATAATTAATATAATATTTTATTATTTCTTTTATATAAAATATACTTTTTCATCCTCACTGCAACCATCCCATTCCATGTAGAGCTTGTTGTCCTCCCACACAAATCTGACATCATTGACAATGGCCACGTCAGGAAGCTCACAATAAGTGACACCGTCATTGTCCTTGACATAATTGGCCTGCGCCATGATGTTTGACTCCGTCGGCACGATCATGTTGACGACATGAGTTATCTCATCCTGCTCGAAGGAACAGTCAGCAAGATCAATGCAGTTCTGAGATTCAGGATACATTTCGATTTCAGACATCTGCCGATAGACTCTGATGTATTCAACATCCTCATTTTCCGTTAAGTTAACGATTGATAACAGTCTTAGGTCATGACCTTCAACGGGATTGCACTCACCATCCTTGTCAATGTAGATTCTGGTGTTTGGAAGAATTTCCTTTGGCGCCGGCCTTTTCAGTTTCAGCCTGAAAACATCACCAAGAACAGCAACGGTGACAAGTATTAATCCGGATGTTTTTACCTGAACCTTGCCCAAAAGATATCCGAAAGCCAGTTCACCTTCCTTGGCTTTTCTGACTATCGTATGCTGCATTGTTGAGGATTCATCAAGCGTTACCATTTCACCGACTGCACATCTATTGGCTGAAATCCATGCCGTATGTTCATCATTGACATAGGTCCTTTCGCCTTCATCCAGAAGGCAGGCAACAACATCCATTTTCTCTGTGTGTTCAAGGCCTGTCGGATGTCCACGGCCATGAGCGACTGTTTCATCATAATCGATTATCATTAGAACACCCAATCCCAATCTCTGTTGATTATTTTATCCGGAATGTGAAGTCCCGTATCTTCCATGTTCTCGTCATTGGCATCCCACAGTAACGTGCCGCCTTTGTAGGCCTTTGGATATTCGTGACTTCCCTTGTATAATCGGATTCCAGTTTTTGATTTCTTTTCCGTTACTGTTATCTGCGGAATTGCATTAGCTCCAAGTATCGGTGATGGAAATATCAAAAGCCACTTCAGGTCAACGTAGTTGTATTCCTCGAATTCATCTGTCAAAAACCATTGGGGTGCAATTTCCACTTCATGGTAGCTATTGTCATAGATTTTGGTCGGATTGTTCCTGTCAAATCCTTCCAGATAATCTGAGTCACTGCTGAAACCTTTTGATATTCTTCCATGGAAATGGTATTGCTTATAATTGCCTTGACTATCCACATCAGAAGCATAGGCATCATTTGAATTAACCTGCACTAAAGTTTCCGTACCTTTAAACATCAGGTAGGATTTCTGGCCGTCCCAGTTGAGTGATGTGACTTTTCTGTCAATCTGATAAGTTGTGAGATTATAGTCCATCTGCATCATGCTTGTTCCGCCTGTTGATCCATGATATGTGGCATTGTCATTGGTGGTGATACAGCCGCCGATTCTTTTGAATCTCGCTACAGTGACACGATTGTTTGATAAACTGCTTCCTGAAGCTATTTTGGTAAATAGTGAGGTTGGAGAACTTCCATCGATGCTTGGAACGTATCTTGCCCTTAGGAATTTTCCGCCATCTGTTGAGTCATTGTTGATGCTTAATCCTGAGTAGCTCATGAAAAAGTCTGAGTATAAATCATGGTTTGCATCAAACATCAGCACCTCACCGCCTATTGTTAAAGTGCTTGAAAATACAGTTGACTTGTCATGGACTTCCAACAATAGCCTGGTTGATGCTGAGACTTTGGAAACGGGAATTCTTACAAGTATTGCTGCACTTTGAGATTCATAGCCGGGAAGGTAGAGTGCCTTGCATTCTGTTCTGTCCCATGTTTTGATCTTTAGGTTTTTCAGGTCATTTCTGAATAAAGCTGAATAGGAACTGTCATCCAGTGAATCCAAAAGGATATAATCATAGCTGGATGAATAGCTGCCGCTTCTTTGAGTGTAATTGTTAATTGTAACATTAATTTGTAATTCTTCCTGCAATGTCATATACAATAATTTATTATTTATTTTATATAAATAATATAATAAAAAAAGTAATAAAATTAAAAGGGGCAATGCAGGAATTGCAGAAAAAATAGTGAAAGGTCAAATAATATTATTTAACCCTTATAGTCTTTTTCACACTGTCTTTAAGATATGTAACCCTGTAAGTGTATTTCTTGCCTTTCTTGAGCTTTTTCAGGACATTCTTCTTGATTGTGAATGTTGCAACGCCCTTCTTGTTGGTTTTTGCTTTGTATTTTTTACCCTTGAACTTCAAGGTAATCTTCTTTCCTTTAAGGTACTTGCCGTTGACCTTCTTAAGAGTGACCCTGATTTTAAGTTTTTTGGCGGTCTTTTTGACCTTCATGTTTTTAGCTTTAACGATGCTTTTGACAGTGATCTTATTGGTTTTGGTAACTCCGCCATAGCTTGTGCTCACCTTATAGGTTCCAGGCTTGAGATTAACCCTGAATGAGGCATATCCTTTAGCGTCTGTAACTCCTGTGTAGGTCTTGCCGTTCACCTTGAAGGTGACCTTTTCTCCTGCACCGGTGATGTTTCCGTCAGCAGTGTATGCCCTCACCTTAAACAGCTTATTTTGTGTGTATGATTGTGTAAGGTCTTTATTTTCCATAATGCGGTCATAAACAAATATGGAGTTGATTGCATACTCGCCTGTAACCGGATTTATTGCCATTATAAGATAATAGCCCGGATTCAGGTTGATGTTCACCCTAGAAATACCGTTAGGCAATGTGGATGCAGTAAATGACTGATCACCGATAATGTATGTTACCAGAGCGTTTGAAAGCGCACGCCCCTTGGAGTCCAGGAATATCGCAAAGTACTGTGAAGATGTACCGAACTGCTTTACGACATCAATACCATTGACAGTTGACATTACAGTCACCGAAACGGTGGCGTTTGAAGAGATATACTTCTGTGAGCCGGCATATGAAACGGATATGGTATGGTTTCCGACATTATAATCGGCATCAACATAGACCTTACCCTCATCGTCTGTTGTGAGATTTATCCTGCCGTT harbors:
- a CDS encoding AAA family ATPase, translated to MSIVPLHIPINEIDKYFYNRKEDIKKIEYYLNSLELGISQSLLIKGVRGVGKTFLLQKIKQDSKENFIVSYVDVSRIVGKDDTQLKAQSVLLELLDEMNNSIYEKLNDNNKITFLLKNLIDKLKLKDYSFSKGTHISEIPIPATDDNYKKISKFVMEYPQKVVESIDSIDGFIIILDEFQMLKKLRKPEDFFWMLRSYSQFQSNVSYVMTGSISQTSDMIEMLNGATGAFGGRMIQINIDPFTKQETESYFEERFPEIEFTQEGFDRFYEYTKGIPMYINSFYNALSSHETYDENSIDYIFLNNMDQILVMWIRIWGTLNNYEKNIICTMLNQVHITWSELEKNLDMAPATLNKYIKTLQDKGIINYYDGKYSLEDLMLETWLNHEKERTGVYPY